One Paenibacillus sp. FSL H7-0737 DNA segment encodes these proteins:
- a CDS encoding ABC transporter substrate-binding protein, with protein sequence MKKTSGRKKSLALVLCLSFTMMLSACGGGNNNNAAPTDPPAATTSPTADNTEKATTAPSTEPSGSPLELAMKGDYKGTKVTMFGPFVDADQVKFENSIKEFEEKTGIDIQYEGSKEFEATINIRVDGGNAPDIADFPQPGLLASIAKTGKVIDLTNVLDQAKLTANYNKSWLDMSNMDGKDGKIMAGIWNRSNVKSLVWYPKKQFDEAGYKVPETWDEMMALTEQIAKDGDPAWAIGIESGAATGWPATDWVENIMLRTTTPENYDKWVKGELPFTSPEVKNAVETMSKIWLNKDYVYGGAKSIVTTSFGDAPAPMFNNPPKAWFNMLGNFITSFFPETAKVDVDYDWFYLPPIDPQYGKPVLVAGDIYAMFNDRPEVRAVMEFFTTGESIKTWVQSGGVIAPMNDASLDWYTSESDRRMAKLVQDASTLRFDGSDLMPGKVGAGTFWKGMTDYVSGTATLDQALEQIQSGWNN encoded by the coding sequence ATGAAGAAAACCTCAGGACGTAAAAAGTCATTGGCTTTAGTACTGTGTTTATCCTTCACTATGATGCTGAGCGCATGCGGCGGAGGCAATAACAACAATGCAGCGCCTACAGATCCACCTGCAGCGACTACCAGCCCAACAGCAGATAACACTGAGAAAGCTACAACTGCTCCTAGCACCGAGCCATCGGGATCTCCGCTAGAGCTAGCCATGAAGGGCGACTATAAAGGAACTAAAGTAACGATGTTCGGCCCCTTCGTAGATGCTGACCAAGTGAAATTTGAGAATAGTATTAAAGAGTTTGAAGAGAAGACAGGGATTGATATTCAATACGAGGGCTCAAAAGAGTTCGAAGCTACGATAAACATTCGAGTAGACGGTGGAAATGCTCCGGATATCGCTGATTTCCCGCAGCCGGGACTGCTAGCCTCGATTGCTAAGACTGGCAAGGTTATCGATTTAACTAACGTGCTGGATCAAGCCAAATTGACGGCTAATTACAACAAGAGCTGGCTTGATATGTCTAATATGGACGGGAAAGACGGCAAAATCATGGCGGGGATCTGGAACCGCAGTAACGTAAAGAGCTTGGTCTGGTATCCAAAAAAGCAATTTGATGAAGCGGGCTACAAGGTTCCTGAGACATGGGATGAGATGATGGCTCTGACGGAACAAATTGCGAAAGATGGTGATCCTGCTTGGGCTATTGGAATCGAGAGTGGTGCTGCAACAGGCTGGCCGGCAACAGACTGGGTAGAAAACATAATGCTGCGCACAACTACACCTGAGAACTACGATAAATGGGTAAAAGGTGAGCTGCCATTTACCTCTCCAGAAGTGAAGAATGCAGTTGAAACCATGTCGAAAATTTGGCTCAACAAGGATTATGTCTATGGTGGTGCAAAATCCATCGTGACGACATCGTTCGGGGATGCCCCAGCACCAATGTTCAATAATCCTCCTAAAGCATGGTTTAATATGCTCGGCAACTTTATTACAAGCTTCTTCCCTGAAACCGCAAAGGTTGATGTAGATTATGATTGGTTCTACCTGCCGCCTATTGATCCTCAATATGGTAAACCAGTGCTAGTTGCTGGCGATATTTACGCGATGTTCAACGATCGTCCTGAAGTTCGTGCAGTTATGGAATTCTTTACTACAGGAGAATCCATTAAGACCTGGGTGCAATCGGGCGGCGTAATTGCTCCAATGAATGATGCTTCCCTGGATTGGTATACCTCAGAATCCGATCGCCGGATGGCGAAGCTGGTTCAGGATGCTTCCACGCTGCGCTTTGATGGCTCTGACCTGATGCCGGGCAAAGTGGGCGCAGGTACCTTCTGGAAGGGGATGACCGACTACGTAAGTGGTACTGCGACGCTGGATCAGGCGTTGGAACAAATCCAGTCTGGCTGGAACAACTAA
- a CDS encoding LacI family DNA-binding transcriptional regulator: MKPTIRDVARMAEVSISTVSRVMNAPNSVVESKRNRVMEAVERLRYQPNSFARGLIYKKSFTLGLLIPDIENLYFAGVIRGMQDACIKLGYSLMICNTDRDKERLLSYIDNFHEKQVDGIVFASDFLYPEYHDKLVGCRIPFVLVSSHSDEFDIPSVEVDDEAAAYDAVKFLIDLGHKDIGMIGFYHDNSVSGPPRYEGFVRALTESGLQQNIVKSKYASHRFEHAYQAAHELFTDYPELTAVFCVADEFAMGTISYLKDRNILVPGQVSVIGFDNLRMSGMFIPKLTTIAQPIYELGYRAAEKLHELLTTGEVQVLNEKMEHKLIVRESTREK; the protein is encoded by the coding sequence ATGAAGCCAACCATAAGAGATGTTGCCAGAATGGCCGAGGTGTCGATTAGCACAGTGTCACGTGTTATGAATGCACCGAATTCGGTAGTGGAGAGCAAACGGAATCGAGTGATGGAGGCTGTAGAACGATTGCGGTATCAACCTAATTCATTTGCACGTGGTCTGATTTACAAGAAGTCCTTTACACTGGGCCTGCTTATTCCGGATATTGAGAACCTGTATTTCGCAGGGGTGATTCGGGGGATGCAGGATGCTTGCATCAAGCTTGGGTATAGTCTAATGATCTGCAATACGGACCGCGACAAAGAACGACTACTGTCCTATATTGATAACTTCCATGAGAAGCAGGTGGATGGAATTGTATTCGCCAGTGATTTTCTTTACCCTGAGTATCATGACAAATTGGTCGGTTGTAGAATTCCATTTGTGCTAGTGTCGTCACATTCCGATGAGTTCGACATTCCAAGTGTGGAGGTGGATGATGAAGCGGCTGCCTATGATGCGGTAAAGTTCCTGATTGATTTAGGTCATAAAGATATTGGTATGATTGGTTTTTACCATGATAATTCGGTATCAGGACCACCACGCTATGAAGGGTTTGTAAGAGCACTAACAGAGTCAGGGTTACAGCAGAATATTGTGAAGAGTAAATATGCCAGTCACCGGTTTGAACATGCTTATCAAGCTGCGCATGAACTATTTACAGATTACCCTGAACTAACTGCTGTTTTCTGTGTGGCTGATGAATTCGCGATGGGGACGATTTCTTATCTGAAGGATCGTAATATTCTTGTTCCGGGTCAGGTATCCGTGATTGGGTTTGATAATCTAAGGATGTCGGGTATGTTCATCCCGAAGCTAACTACGATTGCACAGCCAATTTACGAGTTAGGGTATCGTGCGGCCGAGAAGCTGCATGAATTGCTTACAACTGGTGAAGTGCAGGTATTGAATGAGAAGATGGAGCATAAGCTGATTGTGCGGGAATCTACACGAGAAAAATAG